Proteins encoded together in one Hylaeus volcanicus isolate JK05 chromosome 3, UHH_iyHylVolc1.0_haploid, whole genome shotgun sequence window:
- the LOC128874233 gene encoding uncharacterized protein LOC128874233 isoform X1, with protein sequence MRRTRHVALPVRAWQYIGLLIVSLACLTLGLVSRDKEGRAGSLAGPELEHRAPHEVDACPNSNFFAKVPPCSILEQDHSRDPKMSEETGIVQTSPTSANSRISRSRTLDRDSRARLQSRTDFRSAERVARQGINIDNDSSRRIPEAKLRTKSQDRESRRSSDPATRLSRSLSLDDARRAARSLDRRSRSTEGRSIVVDRRETRGTSHSVDRRRSTVLDRDNRLEIRVRRVRSLELQKQNHLERQDRRSPARTLARQDLRRDSRANSEENRRNSVASRGQDSRSLIRAVDNSRRFERTTESSRMGRQASRSLDRRESRTVSDFANQGLSRRLTSMEGRRASRLQSRNNEASRERESLARPMELRSTESRQERNSRNAERGNRVQFTTRRDSRSNQDYRMDNSRQREESRVRLAREMRDTRTQLVGQSETARRDLERRVRDVSSERRATILESVNKENVRTDRRLLGRSRSDNLERRENTGKLNLPRESRTLLARSTETTKRDFEHRIRSLSNDRRSSERRSTVSESANRQKIRTDRHLSERSRLNSVEHRERTNRQYIALETRNHVARLSETSKRGLERHVRDLSNDRRSLDQRSTVLESAYRQEVRSDRRLSERSRFNGAERRERTNKQYIALESPTPVVKSSETAKRDLERRVRDLSNDRRSSERRSTVLETPRRQEVRTNRLMLKRSSLDNVERRERSNKVLVARESRNRLFRSAETAKRDFERRVRNVSSERRATIIESVNKENVRTDRRLLGRSRSDNLERRENTGKLNLPRESRTLLARSTETAKRDFERRVRNLSNDQRSSERRSTVPESVSRQGIRTDAFERRERTNKLYLARESRIPLARVSETVKRDLERRVRDLSNDRRSSERRSTVLESANREELRSERRLSERSRLNSVERRERVNKQYLAVQSRSPLARSSKISKRDLEPRVRDLSSDRHSSERRSIVLESVNKQDVRTDRRERTNKLHLARESRSLLARSAEISKRDVERRVRNLYSERRSASSQSENRQEVRNNGRLSERSRLDNLERRGGTNRLSLARESRIPFARSSEVLTRNLDLRRVRNGFSDRRLEREQLVNTRRFSRATVLESLSRADVRSNRRLLEEKLERRALGSNSLRQGFNINRLRQARAIILTNDLRSNQRRQRLTERTRATLRSRLQSDVKRSRFVDLELTRFADKASRSYLNLKDSMDLYSLRKQVTSSHVPGISANNRSSASRETISSSINNALDYLEEKSFIKNALSFEIIRQALVIGLCTLYSLSIFQGKRSFISNVAIRMPRFIL encoded by the exons ATGCGACGCACAAGGCACGTTGCGCTGCCAGTCCGAGCTTGGCAGTATATCGGTCTTCTGATAGTGTCTCTAGCTTGTCTAACGCTAGGGCTGGTCTCCAGGGATAAGGAAGGTCGCGCAGGAAGTCTGGCAGGCCCTGAACTAGAGCACCGAGCTCCCCATGA AGTGGATGCCTGTCCAAACTCGAATTTTTTCGCCAAGGTGCCTCCTTGCTCGATCCTCGAGCAAGACCATAGCAGAGATCCAAAGATGTCCGAAGAGACTGGTATCGTCCAAACCAGTCCAACGTCGGCCAATTCGAGGATCTCTCGATCGCGGACCCTGGATCGCGACTCTCGAGCTCGGCTGCAGTCCCGAACAGACTTCAGGAGCGCGGAGAGAGTAGCTAGACAGGGAATCAACATTGACAACGATTCTTCCAGACGTATTCCAGAAGCTAAGCTCAGAACTAAGAGTCAAGACCGCGAGTCGAGACGTTCATCTGATCCTGCGACTCGTTTGTCTCGTTCCCTGAGCCTCGACGATGCTCGTCGCGCTGCTAGATCTCTGGACCGTAGATCTCGATCCACGGAAGGACGATCGATTGTCGTTGATCGACGCGAGACTAGAGGAACTTCCCACTCGGTGGATCGACGTAGATCGACAGTCTTGGACCGCGACAATCGGCTCGAAATTCGAGTACGCAGAGTTCGTTCACTGGAACTTCAAAAACAGAATCACCTGGAGCGCCAAGATCGTCGATCACCTGCTCGAACCTTGGCGAGACAGGATCTCCGTCGCGACAGTCGAGCAAACTCTGAAGAAAATCGACGGAACTCTGTTGCTTCGAGGGGCCAAGACAGTAGATCTCTGATCCGAGCAGTCGACAATTCTAGGCGATTCGAGAGGACCACAGAGAGTTCTCGGATGGGCAGGCAAGCGTCTCGATCCCTGGATCGTCGAGAATCACGCACAGTGAGTGACTTTGCTAACCAGGGATTGTCAAGGAGGTTAACGAGCATGGAAGGTCGCAGAGCGAGCAGATTGCAATCCAGAAACAATGAAGCTTCTCGAGAACGAGAGTCCCTTGCACGACCTATGGAACTTAGGTCTACTGAATCTCGACAAGAAAGGAACTCGAGAAACGCTGAAAGAGGGAACCGTGTACAGTTTACAACCAGACGCGATTCTAGGTCGAACCAGGATTATAGGATGGACAACTCGAGGCAACGAGAAGAAAGTCGGGTGCGTCTAGCTCGTGAGATGCGGGACACTCGAACTCAACTTGTTGGACAATCTGAGACTGCTAGACGCGACTTGGAACGACGTGTCAGGGATGTATCTAGTGAAAGGAGAGCCACTATCTTAGAATCTGTAAATAAGGAAAACGTTAGGACTGATCGTCGTCTCCTAGGAAGATCTAGGAGTGATAATTTAGAACGACGTGAGAATACAGGTAAATTGAACTTACCTCGAGAATCTCGAACTCTTCTTGCCAGGTCAACTGAGACTACTAAACGCGACTTCGAGCACCGAATAAGAAGCTTATCCAACGATCGACGATCCTCTGAAAGAAGATCTACCGTTTCCGAATCTGCAAATCGACAAAAAATCAGAACTGATCGACATCTTTCGGAACGCTCTAGACTCAATAGCGTAGAACATCGCGAAAGGACCAATAGACAATACATTGCTTTAGAAACTCGAAATCATGTTGCTAGATTATCGGAAACTTCTAAACGCGGCTTGGAACGACATGTAAGGGATCTTTCAAACGATCGACGGTCTTTAGACCAAAGATCCACTGTTCTGGAGTCTGCATATCGCCAAGAAGTCAGAAGTGATCGACGCCTTTCTGAACGCTCTAGGTTCAATGGTGCAGAACGACGCGAGAGgacaaataaacaatacatTGCTCTAGAATCTCCAACTCCTGTTGTCAAGTCATCTGAGACTGCTAAACGCGATTTGGAGCGACGAGTGAGAGACTTGTCTAACGATCGACGATCCTCTGAAAGGAGATCTACCGTTCTGGAGACTCCACGTCGCCAAGAGGTCAGAACTAATCGACTCATGTTAAAACGTTCAAGCCTCGACAATGTAGAACGACGCGAGAGGTCAAACAAAGTGCTCGTAGCTCGAGAATCCCGAAATCGTCTTTTCAGGTCAGCCGAAACTGCTAAACGCGACTTCGAACGACGTGTCAGGAATGTATCTAGCGAACGGAGAGCCACTATCATAGAATCTGTAAATAAGGAAAACGTTAGGACTGATCGTCGTCTCTTAGGAAGATCTAGGAGTGATAATTTAGAACGACGTGAGAATACAGGTAAATTGAACTTACCTCGAGAATCTCGAACTCTTCTTGCCAGGTCAACTGAGACTGCTAAACGCGACTTCGAGCGCCGAGTAAGGAACTTATCCAACGATCAACGATCCTCTGAACGAAGATCCACTGTTCCTGAATCTGTAAGTCGACAAGGTATCAGAACTGATGCCTTTGAACGGCGGGAGAGgacaaataaattgtacttAGCTCGTGAGTCTCGAATTCCTCTTGCCAGAGTATCTGAGACTGTGAAACGCGACTTGGAGCGACGAGTGAGAGACTTGTCTAACGATCGACGATCTTCTGAAAGGAGATCCACTGTCTTGGAGTCTGCTAATCGCGAAGAACTCAGAAGCGAACGTCGTCTCTCGGAACGATCTAGGCTAAACAGTGTAGAACGTCGTGAGAGAGTGAATAAACAGTACCTTGCTGTGCAATCTCGATCTCCTCTTGCCAGGTCATCAAAAATTTCTAAACGTGATTTAGAGCCACGTGTACGGGATCTCTCAAGCGACCGACATTCCTCAGAACGGAGGTCCATTGTCCTGGaatctgtaaataaacaaGACGTTAGGACTGATCGACGTGAAAGGACAAACAAATTGCACTTAGCTCGTGAATCTCGATCTCTTCTTGCCAGGTCAGCTGAAATTTCTAAACGTGATGTGGAACGTCGAGTAAGGAACTTATACTCTGAAAGGAGATCAGCTTCCTCCCAATCTGAAAATCGACAAGAAGTTAGAAACAATGGTCGTCTCTCTGAACGCTCTAGGCTCGACAATTTAGAACGACGAGGGGGAACAAACAGACTCTCCTTAGCTCGTGAATCCCGAATTCCTTTTGCTAGATCATCTGAAGTTCTTACACGCAATTTGGACCTACGTCGAGTACGCAACGGATTCAGCGATCGGAGATTGGAACGTGAACAGTTGGTTAATACCAGAAGGTTCTCTAGAGCTACTGTTCTCGAATCTTTAAGTAGAGCAGATGTAAGAAGCAATCGCCGTCTCTTGGAGGAGAAGCTCGAGCGACGAGCTCTGGGTTCGAATTCGCTGCGACAGGGATTCAACATTAACCGTTTGCGACAGGCTCGCGCTATTATTTTGACAAACGATCTTCGATCGAACCAGAGAAGACAAAGACTGACCGAAAGGACCCGCGCAACCCTACGAAGCAGGCTTCAAAGCGACGTTAAACGATCTCGTTTTGTAGACCTGGAGCTTACCCGATTCGCAGACAAGGCTTCTCGTagctatttaaatttgaaggaTTCGATGGACTTGTACTCTCTTCGCAAACAAGTTACATCATCCCATGTTCCTGGCATCTCTGCTAATAATCGTTCCTCTGCGTCGCGAGAGACAATCTCCAGCAGTATCAATAATGCTCTAGATTACCTGGAAGAAAAGAGTTTCATAAAGAATGCTTTGTCCTTTGAAATAATACGCCAGGCACTCGTAATCGGCCTTTGCACGCTGTACAGCCTCTCCATCTTCCAAGGAAAGCGATCTTTCATTAG TAACGTTGCGATACGGATGCCACGCTTTATCCTATGA
- the LOC128874233 gene encoding uncharacterized protein LOC128874233 isoform X2, translating into MRRTRHVALPVRAWQYIGLLIVSLACLTLGLVSRDKEGRAGSLAGPELEHRAPHEVDACPNSNFFAKVPPCSILEQDHSRDPKMSEETGIVQTSPTSANSRISRSRTLDRDSRARLQSRTDFRSAERVARQGINIDNDSSRRIPEAKLRTKSQDRESRRSSDPATRLSRSLSLDDARRAARSLDRRSRSTEGRSIVVDRRETRGTSHSVDRRRSTVLDRDNRLEIRVRRVRSLELQKQNHLERQDRRSPARTLARQDLRRDSRANSEENRRNSVASRGQDSRSLIRAVDNSRRFERTTESSRMGRQASRSLDRRESRTVSDFANQGLSRRLTSMEGRRASRLQSRNNEASRERESLARPMELRSTESRQERNSRNAERGNRVQFTTRRDSRSNQDYRMDNSRQREESRVRLAREMRDTRTQLVGQSETARRDLERRVRDVSSERRATILESVNKENVRTDRRLLGRSRSDNLERRENTGKLNLPRESRTLLARSTETTKRDFEHRIRSLSNDRRSSERRSTVSESANRQKIRTDRHLSERSRLNSVEHRERTNRQYIALETRNHVARLSETSKRGLERHVRDLSNDRRSLDQRSTVLESAYRQEVRSDRRLSERSRFNGAERRERTNKQYIALESPTPVVKSSETAKRDLERRVRDLSNDRRSSERRSTVLETPRRQEVRTNRLMLKRSSLDNVERRERSNKVLVARESRNRLFRSAETAKRDFERRVRNVSSERRATIIESVNKENVRTDRRLLGRSRSDNLERRENTGKLNLPRESRTLLARSTETAKRDFERRVRNLSNDQRSSERRSTVPESVSRQGIRTDAFERRERTNKLYLARESRIPLARVSETVKRDLERRVRDLSNDRRSSERRSTVLESANREELRSERRLSERSRLNSVERRERVNKQYLAVQSRSPLARSSKISKRDLEPRVRDLSSDRHSSERRSIVLESVNKQDVRTDRRERTNKLHLARESRSLLARSAEISKRDVERRVRNLYSERRSASSQSENRQEVRNNGRLSERSRLDNLERRGGTNRLSLARESRIPFARSSEVLTRNLDLRRVRNGFSDRRLEREQLVNTRRFSRATVLESLSRADVRSNRRLLEEKLERRALGSNSLRQGFNINRLRQARAIILTNDLRSNQRRQRLTERTRATLRSRLQSDVKRSRFVDLELTRFADKASRSYLNLKDSMDLYSLRKQVTSSHVPGISANNRSSASRETISSSINNALDYLEEKSFIKNALSFEIIRQALVIGLCTLYSLSIFQGKRSFIR; encoded by the exons ATGCGACGCACAAGGCACGTTGCGCTGCCAGTCCGAGCTTGGCAGTATATCGGTCTTCTGATAGTGTCTCTAGCTTGTCTAACGCTAGGGCTGGTCTCCAGGGATAAGGAAGGTCGCGCAGGAAGTCTGGCAGGCCCTGAACTAGAGCACCGAGCTCCCCATGA AGTGGATGCCTGTCCAAACTCGAATTTTTTCGCCAAGGTGCCTCCTTGCTCGATCCTCGAGCAAGACCATAGCAGAGATCCAAAGATGTCCGAAGAGACTGGTATCGTCCAAACCAGTCCAACGTCGGCCAATTCGAGGATCTCTCGATCGCGGACCCTGGATCGCGACTCTCGAGCTCGGCTGCAGTCCCGAACAGACTTCAGGAGCGCGGAGAGAGTAGCTAGACAGGGAATCAACATTGACAACGATTCTTCCAGACGTATTCCAGAAGCTAAGCTCAGAACTAAGAGTCAAGACCGCGAGTCGAGACGTTCATCTGATCCTGCGACTCGTTTGTCTCGTTCCCTGAGCCTCGACGATGCTCGTCGCGCTGCTAGATCTCTGGACCGTAGATCTCGATCCACGGAAGGACGATCGATTGTCGTTGATCGACGCGAGACTAGAGGAACTTCCCACTCGGTGGATCGACGTAGATCGACAGTCTTGGACCGCGACAATCGGCTCGAAATTCGAGTACGCAGAGTTCGTTCACTGGAACTTCAAAAACAGAATCACCTGGAGCGCCAAGATCGTCGATCACCTGCTCGAACCTTGGCGAGACAGGATCTCCGTCGCGACAGTCGAGCAAACTCTGAAGAAAATCGACGGAACTCTGTTGCTTCGAGGGGCCAAGACAGTAGATCTCTGATCCGAGCAGTCGACAATTCTAGGCGATTCGAGAGGACCACAGAGAGTTCTCGGATGGGCAGGCAAGCGTCTCGATCCCTGGATCGTCGAGAATCACGCACAGTGAGTGACTTTGCTAACCAGGGATTGTCAAGGAGGTTAACGAGCATGGAAGGTCGCAGAGCGAGCAGATTGCAATCCAGAAACAATGAAGCTTCTCGAGAACGAGAGTCCCTTGCACGACCTATGGAACTTAGGTCTACTGAATCTCGACAAGAAAGGAACTCGAGAAACGCTGAAAGAGGGAACCGTGTACAGTTTACAACCAGACGCGATTCTAGGTCGAACCAGGATTATAGGATGGACAACTCGAGGCAACGAGAAGAAAGTCGGGTGCGTCTAGCTCGTGAGATGCGGGACACTCGAACTCAACTTGTTGGACAATCTGAGACTGCTAGACGCGACTTGGAACGACGTGTCAGGGATGTATCTAGTGAAAGGAGAGCCACTATCTTAGAATCTGTAAATAAGGAAAACGTTAGGACTGATCGTCGTCTCCTAGGAAGATCTAGGAGTGATAATTTAGAACGACGTGAGAATACAGGTAAATTGAACTTACCTCGAGAATCTCGAACTCTTCTTGCCAGGTCAACTGAGACTACTAAACGCGACTTCGAGCACCGAATAAGAAGCTTATCCAACGATCGACGATCCTCTGAAAGAAGATCTACCGTTTCCGAATCTGCAAATCGACAAAAAATCAGAACTGATCGACATCTTTCGGAACGCTCTAGACTCAATAGCGTAGAACATCGCGAAAGGACCAATAGACAATACATTGCTTTAGAAACTCGAAATCATGTTGCTAGATTATCGGAAACTTCTAAACGCGGCTTGGAACGACATGTAAGGGATCTTTCAAACGATCGACGGTCTTTAGACCAAAGATCCACTGTTCTGGAGTCTGCATATCGCCAAGAAGTCAGAAGTGATCGACGCCTTTCTGAACGCTCTAGGTTCAATGGTGCAGAACGACGCGAGAGgacaaataaacaatacatTGCTCTAGAATCTCCAACTCCTGTTGTCAAGTCATCTGAGACTGCTAAACGCGATTTGGAGCGACGAGTGAGAGACTTGTCTAACGATCGACGATCCTCTGAAAGGAGATCTACCGTTCTGGAGACTCCACGTCGCCAAGAGGTCAGAACTAATCGACTCATGTTAAAACGTTCAAGCCTCGACAATGTAGAACGACGCGAGAGGTCAAACAAAGTGCTCGTAGCTCGAGAATCCCGAAATCGTCTTTTCAGGTCAGCCGAAACTGCTAAACGCGACTTCGAACGACGTGTCAGGAATGTATCTAGCGAACGGAGAGCCACTATCATAGAATCTGTAAATAAGGAAAACGTTAGGACTGATCGTCGTCTCTTAGGAAGATCTAGGAGTGATAATTTAGAACGACGTGAGAATACAGGTAAATTGAACTTACCTCGAGAATCTCGAACTCTTCTTGCCAGGTCAACTGAGACTGCTAAACGCGACTTCGAGCGCCGAGTAAGGAACTTATCCAACGATCAACGATCCTCTGAACGAAGATCCACTGTTCCTGAATCTGTAAGTCGACAAGGTATCAGAACTGATGCCTTTGAACGGCGGGAGAGgacaaataaattgtacttAGCTCGTGAGTCTCGAATTCCTCTTGCCAGAGTATCTGAGACTGTGAAACGCGACTTGGAGCGACGAGTGAGAGACTTGTCTAACGATCGACGATCTTCTGAAAGGAGATCCACTGTCTTGGAGTCTGCTAATCGCGAAGAACTCAGAAGCGAACGTCGTCTCTCGGAACGATCTAGGCTAAACAGTGTAGAACGTCGTGAGAGAGTGAATAAACAGTACCTTGCTGTGCAATCTCGATCTCCTCTTGCCAGGTCATCAAAAATTTCTAAACGTGATTTAGAGCCACGTGTACGGGATCTCTCAAGCGACCGACATTCCTCAGAACGGAGGTCCATTGTCCTGGaatctgtaaataaacaaGACGTTAGGACTGATCGACGTGAAAGGACAAACAAATTGCACTTAGCTCGTGAATCTCGATCTCTTCTTGCCAGGTCAGCTGAAATTTCTAAACGTGATGTGGAACGTCGAGTAAGGAACTTATACTCTGAAAGGAGATCAGCTTCCTCCCAATCTGAAAATCGACAAGAAGTTAGAAACAATGGTCGTCTCTCTGAACGCTCTAGGCTCGACAATTTAGAACGACGAGGGGGAACAAACAGACTCTCCTTAGCTCGTGAATCCCGAATTCCTTTTGCTAGATCATCTGAAGTTCTTACACGCAATTTGGACCTACGTCGAGTACGCAACGGATTCAGCGATCGGAGATTGGAACGTGAACAGTTGGTTAATACCAGAAGGTTCTCTAGAGCTACTGTTCTCGAATCTTTAAGTAGAGCAGATGTAAGAAGCAATCGCCGTCTCTTGGAGGAGAAGCTCGAGCGACGAGCTCTGGGTTCGAATTCGCTGCGACAGGGATTCAACATTAACCGTTTGCGACAGGCTCGCGCTATTATTTTGACAAACGATCTTCGATCGAACCAGAGAAGACAAAGACTGACCGAAAGGACCCGCGCAACCCTACGAAGCAGGCTTCAAAGCGACGTTAAACGATCTCGTTTTGTAGACCTGGAGCTTACCCGATTCGCAGACAAGGCTTCTCGTagctatttaaatttgaaggaTTCGATGGACTTGTACTCTCTTCGCAAACAAGTTACATCATCCCATGTTCCTGGCATCTCTGCTAATAATCGTTCCTCTGCGTCGCGAGAGACAATCTCCAGCAGTATCAATAATGCTCTAGATTACCTGGAAGAAAAGAGTTTCATAAAGAATGCTTTGTCCTTTGAAATAATACGCCAGGCACTCGTAATCGGCCTTTGCACGCTGTACAGCCTCTCCATCTTCCAAGGAAAGCGATCTTTCATTAGGTAA